From a region of the Methylomonas rapida genome:
- a CDS encoding Tex family protein — protein sequence MDVIQRIAEELSVKSQQVAAAVALLDEGATVPFIARYRKEATGGLDDTQLRMLEERLIYLRELNDRRKTILDSIRGQGKLTPELEQAILDADTKTLLEDLYLPYKPKRRTKAQIAREAGLEPLADALLENRDLIPEQAAIAYIDIDKGVADVAAALDGARQIIMERISEDAELLAELRERIWRKGILQSTVVAGKETEAAKFKDYFDYSEAIHKIPSHRALALFRGRNEDMLTLTLKPAEQDQDEHQLCAQFVCQRLQVNDPAKPADAWLAETARFAWKVKLFTRIDMDLKLRLREAAEQEAIRVFASNLRDLLLAAPAGHKATMGLDPGIRTGVKVAVVDATGKLLATETIYPHPPKNQWDQSIATLARMIAQYGVQLVSIGNGTASRETDQLVADLMKRHKELPVQKIMVSEAGASVYSASELAAKEFPELDVSLRGAVSIARRLQDPLAELVKIEPKSIGVGQYQHDVNQVQLARMLDTVVEDCVNAVGVDVNTASAALLKQVSGLSASISENIVAFRNQNGPFANRHQLKKVPRLGDKAFEQAAGFLRIMNGDNPLDASAVHPEAYPVVNAILDDTGKSIRDLIGQSQFLRGLNPANYTSEEFGLPTVTDILQELEKPGRDPRPEFKSVQFKEGVEKITDLEPGMSLEGVVTNVANFGAFVDIGVHQDGLVHISHLADDFVKDPRDVVKAGDMVKVKVLEVDVARQRISLSMKKNIDSSDIVRSEKSQKTGTHKPKPQPVLQNTMSNAFAKALKK from the coding sequence ATGGACGTTATCCAGCGTATTGCCGAAGAACTATCCGTTAAATCCCAACAAGTGGCCGCCGCCGTGGCCTTGCTAGACGAAGGCGCTACCGTGCCGTTTATCGCCCGCTACCGTAAGGAAGCGACGGGCGGCCTTGATGATACCCAGTTACGCATGCTAGAAGAGCGCTTGATTTATCTGCGGGAACTGAACGACAGGCGCAAAACCATTCTGGATAGCATACGCGGGCAAGGCAAACTGACTCCGGAGCTGGAACAAGCCATTCTGGACGCCGACACCAAAACCTTGTTGGAAGACTTGTACCTGCCATACAAACCCAAACGCCGGACCAAGGCGCAAATCGCGCGCGAAGCCGGCCTGGAACCCTTGGCCGATGCCCTATTGGAAAACCGCGATCTGATTCCGGAGCAAGCGGCCATTGCTTATATCGATATCGACAAAGGCGTGGCCGATGTGGCGGCGGCGTTGGACGGCGCCCGTCAGATCATCATGGAGCGCATCTCGGAGGATGCTGAATTATTGGCTGAACTGCGCGAACGCATCTGGCGCAAAGGCATCTTACAATCGACTGTCGTTGCCGGCAAGGAAACCGAAGCCGCCAAGTTCAAGGATTATTTCGACTACAGCGAAGCCATCCATAAAATTCCGTCGCATCGGGCACTGGCGCTGTTTCGCGGTCGCAACGAGGATATGTTGACGCTGACGTTGAAACCCGCCGAACAGGATCAGGACGAACACCAATTATGCGCGCAATTCGTCTGTCAGCGCCTGCAGGTGAACGATCCTGCCAAGCCCGCCGACGCCTGGCTTGCGGAAACCGCGCGTTTTGCCTGGAAGGTCAAGCTGTTTACCCGCATCGACATGGATCTGAAATTGCGCCTGCGCGAAGCGGCCGAACAGGAAGCCATTCGGGTATTTGCCAGTAATTTGCGGGATTTGTTGTTGGCCGCGCCGGCAGGACACAAGGCAACCATGGGTCTCGATCCGGGCATTCGCACCGGCGTCAAGGTTGCCGTGGTCGATGCGACCGGCAAATTGCTGGCAACCGAAACGATTTATCCGCATCCGCCGAAAAATCAATGGGATCAGTCCATCGCCACGCTGGCTCGGATGATCGCCCAGTATGGCGTGCAGTTGGTCAGTATTGGTAACGGCACCGCGTCGCGCGAAACCGACCAATTGGTGGCCGATCTGATGAAGCGGCATAAAGAATTGCCAGTCCAGAAAATCATGGTGTCCGAAGCCGGGGCCTCGGTCTATTCGGCCTCCGAACTGGCGGCGAAGGAGTTTCCCGAATTGGACGTATCGCTGCGCGGCGCCGTCTCGATCGCCCGCCGTCTGCAAGACCCGCTGGCGGAGTTGGTCAAGATCGAACCCAAATCCATTGGCGTTGGCCAGTACCAGCATGATGTCAATCAGGTGCAGCTGGCGCGGATGCTGGATACGGTCGTAGAAGACTGCGTGAATGCGGTCGGCGTCGACGTCAATACCGCGTCGGCCGCGCTGTTGAAACAGGTTTCCGGCCTGAGCGCCAGCATCAGCGAAAACATCGTCGCTTTCCGTAATCAAAACGGCCCATTCGCCAATCGGCATCAATTGAAAAAGGTGCCGCGTTTAGGTGACAAGGCCTTCGAACAGGCAGCTGGCTTTTTGCGCATCATGAATGGCGACAATCCACTGGATGCCTCGGCCGTGCATCCCGAAGCCTATCCCGTGGTCAATGCGATCCTGGACGATACCGGCAAATCCATTCGAGACTTGATCGGGCAAAGCCAGTTTTTACGCGGCCTGAATCCGGCCAATTACACCAGCGAGGAGTTCGGTTTGCCGACGGTGACCGATATTCTGCAAGAGCTGGAAAAGCCGGGCCGCGATCCTCGGCCAGAATTCAAAAGTGTGCAGTTCAAGGAAGGCGTGGAAAAAATCACCGATCTCGAACCGGGCATGAGCCTGGAAGGCGTGGTGACCAATGTCGCCAATTTCGGCGCGTTCGTCGATATAGGCGTGCATCAGGATGGCTTGGTGCATATTTCGCATCTGGCTGACGATTTCGTCAAGGACCCGCGCGATGTAGTCAAGGCCGGCGATATGGTCAAGGTCAAAGTGTTGGAGGTTGATGTGGCGCGTCAGCGTATTTCGTTGAGCATGAAGAAAAATATCGACAGTAGCGACATCGTGCGCAGCGAAAAATCGCAAAAAACCGGTACGCATAAGCCCAAACCGCAACCCGTTTTGCAAAATACGATGAGCAACGCTTTTGCCAAAGCGCTGAAAAAATAA
- a CDS encoding exosortase system-associated protein, TIGR04073 family, with amino-acid sequence MKHNRTLACLLLVGCLTAANPLQAEPTESYGEIVGRKLASGLGNITTAVGEIPKNIIIVNNESNFVYAFTGGMIKGLLNMTGRIGVGFLDLISAPIPTYPVIDPLFIWDDFYADTTYGPILVYEESR; translated from the coding sequence ATGAAACACAATCGTACCCTCGCATGTTTATTGCTGGTTGGCTGTTTGACCGCTGCAAATCCGTTGCAAGCCGAACCGACCGAAAGTTACGGTGAAATCGTTGGGCGCAAGCTGGCGAGCGGATTAGGCAATATCACGACCGCGGTAGGCGAGATTCCCAAAAACATCATCATCGTCAATAACGAAAGCAATTTCGTTTATGCATTTACCGGCGGCATGATCAAAGGTTTGCTGAATATGACAGGCCGTATTGGGGTGGGGTTCCTGGATTTGATTTCGGCGCCGATTCCAACCTATCCGGTTATCGATCCCTTGTTCATCTGGGATGATTTTTATGCCGATACGACTTATGGCCCGATATTGGTTTACGAAGAAAGCCGCTGA
- a CDS encoding SbcC/MukB-like Walker B domain-containing protein: protein MRILNIYFKNINSLEGEGRVAFDQGPIADSGVFAITGPNGSGKTSILDVITLGLYGETFRFDKPAEHVMTKQTDECFAQVEFALANEKFRSSWEVKNTDSAAPVFPKMTLLRLGEQQELLAETPNQVRTRIAELTGMDFHRFSKSIVLPQGDFAAFLNALDSERMDILEKISGTDLYADYRQKAEQQFTQAQTRLSQVQQDIATIPFMSQEALAAATQDLQDFKEQAEEFKQQRQQVQQQLATLQNIATLEKQQQQLRFKRQDLIEAIARHQVDLERIANGQDALQYRGEINLLDSKQALVEQQQTTLESYRQELAMLQRQLGSDINAPSVTLPEKSLAEQKQLVDALKLSISELKLELPRQRELAASIQQQISNNQAPLAEIENWLQTHQSDASLLEDFPDVVRLRNLRNELIELGAKQKANANWIKNTSGALKKNKTALETTQQDLVDLKQQIESDSQTLEELAQGKSFDELKELQQEQQSRVNDLQEMVSLANATSKLTYKGWLSWLGIKRQVDIPPNQAELQARLDELSEELSREQNIIKVLEQALRNEALIKKMSADRAKLIEGQPCYLCGSISHPYVQKPPVYTDAKKALLDQRNKIQTLKTSVEQASSQLKAAQKYGSQMSARQQRLQQMHSQWTVLANRMNIMRGGMEIGNLSLQKQVLAEETEELNKLNELVKQHAQLQRSIAKMSAEIDGKQATLEKLTATVAELEARWNDRPPEFDEVEKLYAERRSEESALLEKLEKQLSALGEKLPGKGKENPLFDRLNSRRQDYQIHLLRQEGLQKDIAELNEKLQACESKINHYQQQLASNTENLSQQELLSLHIAVIEKQKLIVEQEQQLRITQIEYKTIFQTLTDKIAGTPFESVEILTSLLHLFAQENDIRQQLEKENISLTQTEQQLQELGLRLDSETAVADGWIAEDIQREVVNIDTRIDIAEQEVQTLTNKLAKQRQYQEKLQTLQAQADEQQRLFVEAAAEMKLINDDPAGFRRRIQGLMADKLLSHANQILEKLSGRYYVRSGTSELGLALEIEDTKQKNARRLPQTLSGGESFVVSLALALALAEIANNGKAIDSLFLDEGFGNLDAESLYLAMSTLENLKTHGKTVGVISHVEGVKKRIKTQIELVKKPNGLSELKMVA, encoded by the coding sequence ATGCGCATACTCAATATCTATTTCAAAAACATCAATTCGCTGGAGGGCGAAGGCAGGGTTGCATTCGACCAAGGCCCCATTGCCGACAGCGGTGTTTTTGCGATTACAGGCCCTAACGGCTCTGGAAAAACCAGTATCCTCGATGTGATTACCTTGGGCCTTTACGGCGAGACCTTCCGTTTCGACAAGCCCGCCGAACATGTGATGACCAAGCAAACCGATGAATGCTTTGCCCAGGTCGAATTCGCGTTGGCCAACGAAAAATTCCGCTCAAGCTGGGAAGTCAAAAATACCGACTCCGCCGCGCCCGTATTTCCCAAAATGACGTTGCTGCGGCTCGGCGAGCAACAAGAACTGCTGGCGGAAACCCCCAATCAAGTACGCACCCGCATTGCCGAATTGACGGGCATGGATTTTCACCGTTTCAGCAAGTCCATCGTCTTGCCGCAAGGCGATTTCGCCGCATTTTTGAACGCACTCGACAGCGAGCGTATGGATATTTTGGAAAAGATCAGCGGCACGGATCTTTATGCGGATTATCGGCAAAAAGCCGAACAACAATTCACCCAGGCCCAAACCCGCTTAAGCCAGGTACAACAAGATATCGCCACCATCCCGTTCATGAGTCAAGAGGCGTTGGCCGCCGCTACCCAGGACCTGCAGGATTTCAAGGAGCAAGCCGAAGAATTCAAGCAGCAGCGGCAACAGGTGCAACAGCAACTGGCAACACTGCAGAACATCGCCACGCTTGAAAAACAACAGCAGCAGTTGCGATTCAAACGCCAGGATTTGATCGAAGCGATTGCGCGCCATCAAGTGGATTTGGAAAGAATCGCCAACGGCCAGGACGCACTTCAATATCGCGGCGAAATAAATCTGCTTGACAGCAAACAAGCCCTGGTCGAGCAACAACAAACAACCCTGGAGAGTTACCGCCAAGAGCTGGCCATGTTACAACGGCAGCTCGGCAGCGACATTAACGCGCCATCCGTGACGCTACCGGAAAAATCGCTGGCAGAACAAAAACAGCTTGTCGATGCGTTGAAATTGTCGATCAGCGAATTAAAGCTGGAACTCCCCCGTCAACGCGAGTTGGCCGCCTCGATACAACAACAAATCAGCAACAACCAAGCCCCTCTTGCCGAAATAGAAAACTGGTTACAAACACATCAAAGCGACGCCAGTCTGCTCGAGGACTTTCCCGACGTCGTTCGTCTGCGTAACCTCAGGAACGAGCTGATAGAACTCGGCGCCAAGCAAAAAGCCAACGCCAACTGGATCAAAAATACCTCGGGAGCGCTGAAAAAGAACAAGACAGCACTGGAAACGACCCAGCAAGATCTCGTTGATTTGAAACAGCAAATCGAAAGCGATAGCCAAACCCTGGAAGAACTGGCCCAAGGCAAAAGCTTCGACGAACTGAAGGAGCTACAGCAAGAGCAGCAGTCCCGCGTCAACGACTTGCAGGAAATGGTTTCACTGGCCAATGCGACTTCAAAATTGACGTATAAGGGCTGGCTGTCTTGGCTGGGCATCAAAAGACAGGTGGACATTCCGCCCAATCAAGCCGAGCTGCAGGCTCGGCTTGATGAGCTAAGCGAAGAATTGAGCCGCGAGCAAAACATCATCAAGGTCTTGGAGCAAGCCCTACGCAACGAGGCGTTGATCAAGAAGATGAGCGCCGACCGCGCCAAGCTGATCGAGGGACAGCCGTGTTATCTATGCGGCTCGATTAGCCATCCTTACGTGCAAAAACCACCGGTTTATACCGATGCCAAGAAAGCGCTACTGGATCAGCGCAACAAAATTCAGACCCTGAAAACGAGTGTCGAACAAGCCAGCTCGCAACTGAAAGCGGCACAAAAATACGGTTCGCAAATGTCGGCCAGACAACAGCGCCTGCAGCAAATGCATTCGCAGTGGACGGTTTTGGCCAACCGCATGAACATCATGCGCGGCGGCATGGAGATTGGCAATTTATCCTTGCAAAAACAGGTGTTGGCCGAGGAAACCGAAGAACTGAATAAACTCAATGAACTGGTCAAGCAGCATGCTCAATTGCAACGCAGCATTGCAAAAATGAGCGCCGAAATCGACGGCAAGCAGGCCACGCTAGAAAAATTGACCGCGACGGTGGCCGAACTGGAAGCACGCTGGAACGATAGACCACCTGAATTCGATGAAGTCGAAAAACTATATGCCGAGCGCCGCTCCGAAGAAAGCGCATTGCTGGAAAAACTGGAAAAACAACTGAGCGCCTTGGGCGAAAAACTACCCGGTAAAGGCAAGGAAAATCCCTTGTTCGACCGCCTGAACAGCCGGCGCCAAGACTATCAGATTCATTTGCTGCGGCAAGAAGGTCTGCAAAAAGACATCGCCGAATTGAACGAAAAGCTGCAAGCCTGCGAAAGTAAAATCAACCACTATCAGCAGCAACTTGCCAGCAACACGGAAAACTTGAGCCAGCAGGAATTATTGAGCCTGCATATTGCCGTGATCGAAAAACAAAAATTGATCGTCGAGCAGGAACAGCAATTACGCATCACGCAAATCGAATACAAAACCATTTTTCAAACCTTGACGGACAAGATAGCCGGCACCCCGTTCGAATCGGTTGAAATCTTGACCAGCCTGCTACACTTGTTCGCGCAGGAAAATGACATCCGCCAGCAACTTGAAAAGGAGAATATCAGCCTGACGCAAACCGAACAGCAGTTGCAGGAGCTGGGGCTCAGACTCGACAGCGAAACCGCGGTGGCTGACGGCTGGATAGCCGAGGATATTCAGCGAGAAGTGGTCAACATCGACACCAGAATCGACATTGCGGAACAAGAAGTTCAGACATTGACCAACAAACTCGCCAAGCAACGGCAATATCAGGAAAAATTACAAACCCTGCAGGCGCAAGCCGATGAGCAACAGCGCTTGTTTGTCGAGGCTGCGGCCGAAATGAAACTGATCAATGACGACCCGGCCGGATTCAGGCGTCGGATTCAAGGTTTGATGGCCGACAAACTGCTGTCGCATGCCAATCAAATCCTGGAAAAGTTGAGCGGCCGCTATTACGTGCGCAGCGGCACCAGCGAACTGGGTCTGGCCTTGGAAATAGAAGACACCAAACAGAAAAACGCCCGCCGCTTACCGCAAACGCTGTCCGGCGGCGAAAGTTTCGTGGTCAGTTTGGCACTGGCGTTGGCGCTGGCGGAAATAGCCAACAACGGCAAGGCGATCGATTCGTTATTTCTGGACGAAGGCTTCGGCAACCTGGATGCCGAATCGCTCTATCTAGCGATGAGCACGCTGGAAAACCTGAAAACGCACGGCAAGACCGTAGGGGTCATTTCGCACGTCGAAGGCGTGAAAAAACGCATCAAAACCCAAATCGAGCTGGTGAAAAAACCGAATGGGCTTAGCGAACTGAAGATGGTGGCTTAG
- a CDS encoding NAD(P)/FAD-dependent oxidoreductase, translated as MTQCERFDVAVIGGGPAGTSAATLLAKAGKRVVLFERARFPRFQIGESLLPAGWEIWRRLGITKKIEAEGFTVKQGINFGMFNQKPDVLLLTAEYPDYFERPYTYHVERARFDEILLEHAEECGVDVRREWSVADVLFEGDQAVGVNAGANGTTPSPIHASVVIDASGRESLIARKLGWRRPLPELNKISHFAHFKGGFRRNPHDFVTFGEVIDGSVTTDIHTIDGGWVWYIPLRNNVTSVGVVLDARAAKRLGTSPQECFETAINRCDCVRDWLTGAEQTMDVKTIASIGYINDRFHGDGFLLLGDASMFVDPVFSAGVTLAMRSGLYAADTILDGFANGGDFSALRLSAYEARIREPMERIFKMIYNWYRILEQKDANNIILRSRNSPMLRERFIVLLSGGYDKVSMEQILEAANEPKSTYLVS; from the coding sequence ATGACGCAATGTGAAAGATTCGATGTGGCGGTGATCGGCGGTGGGCCTGCAGGAACGAGTGCCGCAACCCTATTAGCCAAGGCCGGAAAGCGCGTGGTATTGTTCGAACGTGCGCGTTTTCCCAGGTTTCAAATCGGCGAATCGTTATTACCCGCCGGTTGGGAAATCTGGCGGAGACTCGGCATAACGAAAAAGATTGAGGCCGAGGGTTTTACGGTGAAGCAGGGCATCAATTTTGGCATGTTCAACCAAAAGCCCGATGTGTTATTGCTGACTGCGGAATATCCCGACTATTTCGAACGGCCCTACACCTATCACGTCGAACGCGCGCGTTTCGATGAAATTTTGCTCGAACATGCCGAGGAATGTGGCGTGGACGTGCGACGTGAGTGGTCGGTTGCGGACGTGCTATTTGAAGGCGATCAAGCCGTTGGCGTCAATGCCGGGGCTAACGGCACGACACCTAGCCCCATTCATGCATCGGTGGTTATCGATGCGTCAGGGCGGGAATCGTTGATTGCGCGCAAGTTAGGCTGGCGTCGGCCACTACCCGAACTGAACAAAATCAGCCATTTCGCGCATTTCAAAGGCGGCTTTCGCCGCAATCCCCATGATTTTGTCACGTTTGGCGAAGTCATCGATGGCTCGGTCACTACCGACATTCATACCATCGACGGCGGCTGGGTTTGGTATATCCCGTTAAGGAACAATGTGACCAGCGTCGGCGTAGTTTTGGATGCCCGCGCCGCCAAACGCTTGGGAACTTCTCCGCAAGAATGCTTTGAGACGGCGATCAATCGTTGCGATTGCGTGCGCGACTGGCTAACAGGCGCCGAGCAAACGATGGACGTCAAGACCATCGCTTCTATCGGCTATATCAATGACCGCTTTCACGGCGACGGCTTTTTACTGCTAGGCGATGCCTCGATGTTTGTCGATCCGGTTTTTTCCGCCGGTGTTACGCTGGCGATGCGGAGCGGTCTTTACGCCGCCGACACCATTCTTGATGGTTTTGCCAACGGCGGCGATTTCAGCGCTTTGCGGTTAAGCGCCTATGAGGCGCGGATCCGGGAACCGATGGAACGCATTTTCAAAATGATTTATAACTGGTACCGCATTCTGGAACAGAAAGATGCCAACAATATCATCCTACGTTCCCGGAATAGCCCCATGCTGCGCGAGCGCTTTATTGTGTTGCTCTCTGGCGGTTACGACAAGGTCAGCATGGAGCAGATACTCGAGGCGGCCAACGAACCGAAGTCAACCTATTTGGTTTCATGA
- the rnk gene encoding nucleoside diphosphate kinase regulator, giving the protein MTEMNTKPKLIISSVDVERLEKLIESLPLKSFPGKNELEAELARAEVVEPKDVPPTVVTMNSTVRFEVESSNEEFCLTLVYPSSVDDSGEKISILAPVGSALLGLSQGDEIEWPKPGGGVLRVRIKEVTYQPERSGEYHR; this is encoded by the coding sequence ATGACAGAAATGAATACGAAACCGAAGCTGATAATATCGTCGGTAGATGTAGAGCGTCTGGAGAAGCTTATTGAGTCACTACCGCTGAAATCCTTTCCTGGCAAGAACGAGCTTGAGGCTGAGTTGGCGCGCGCGGAAGTGGTAGAGCCGAAAGACGTGCCGCCCACGGTGGTAACGATGAATTCCACTGTGAGGTTTGAAGTCGAATCCTCAAACGAAGAGTTTTGTCTAACACTCGTATATCCCTCCAGCGTGGACGATTCTGGCGAAAAGATTTCAATTCTTGCGCCTGTGGGTAGTGCTCTGCTTGGGCTGTCTCAAGGGGACGAAATTGAATGGCCCAAGCCAGGCGGTGGGGTATTGCGAGTCCGCATCAAAGAAGTCACCTATCAACCAGAACGCTCTGGTGAGTACCACCGGTGA
- a CDS encoding MarR family winged helix-turn-helix transcriptional regulator produces the protein MSSVSTFPTVLRQLLRTHQAFLSYAARHVHPLDLTLPQYDVIISLGNTKGMQPKKLGEETLITKGTLTGVVRRLEDKGLVERLASKKDGRSQIIRLTEAGRAIYEQTFPDHLTHINRLFDDYAAEEVSKLEADLVRLHQAILTARGDSAEELADEF, from the coding sequence ATGTCCTCTGTATCAACATTTCCAACCGTATTGCGCCAATTATTGCGCACACACCAGGCATTTTTATCTTATGCGGCAAGACATGTTCATCCTCTTGATTTAACGTTGCCGCAATACGATGTGATCATCAGCTTGGGCAATACCAAGGGCATGCAGCCCAAGAAACTCGGTGAGGAAACTTTGATTACCAAAGGCACGCTGACAGGGGTTGTCAGACGTCTGGAAGATAAAGGTCTTGTCGAAAGGCTTGCTTCAAAAAAAGACGGTCGCAGCCAAATCATACGTTTGACCGAGGCTGGCCGCGCCATATACGAACAAACCTTTCCTGATCATCTGACCCATATCAATCGACTCTTCGATGATTATGCGGCCGAAGAGGTCTCAAAACTGGAGGCCGATTTGGTGCGGCTCCATCAAGCCATACTCACTGCGCGAGGCGATAGCGCCGAAGAGCTTGCTGATGAATTCTAG
- a CDS encoding DUF5658 family protein: MSASEASIEQRIVQAGVECHTLVQAIHDQLKTDYIREQCSPLHPLAIVKTRMGRFFAFLSGSQDRPKLFANTVLIASFGGLHVMDGIVTYLGLTFAELAEVNPVLNYFAGLLGLGISITVLKLAILAAIIVIFTGRRTIGHRGTAVLALAVMFYSGVVINNVLLLAGL, translated from the coding sequence ATGTCCGCATCTGAAGCAAGCATTGAACAACGCATCGTTCAAGCCGGTGTGGAGTGTCACACACTGGTTCAAGCCATCCATGATCAACTGAAAACCGATTACATTCGCGAGCAATGCAGCCCGCTTCATCCGCTGGCCATAGTGAAAACCCGAATGGGTCGATTTTTTGCTTTCCTTTCAGGTTCGCAAGACAGACCGAAATTATTCGCCAACACGGTATTGATTGCATCATTTGGTGGTTTGCATGTTATGGACGGCATCGTCACCTACCTGGGGTTGACGTTTGCCGAACTGGCGGAAGTGAATCCAGTTCTGAATTACTTTGCTGGATTGCTGGGACTGGGCATTTCCATTACCGTACTCAAACTAGCGATTCTGGCTGCGATCATCGTCATTTTTACCGGGCGACGCACGATTGGTCATCGGGGGACGGCGGTGCTAGCATTGGCCGTCATGTTCTACAGCGGGGTGGTCATTAACAACGTGTTGCTGCTTGCCGGTTTATAA